A section of the Macadamia integrifolia cultivar HAES 741 chromosome 9, SCU_Mint_v3, whole genome shotgun sequence genome encodes:
- the LOC122089409 gene encoding putative disease resistance protein RGA3 isoform X2 yields MTIEGEREKMAKELLSGAKEKLGTLLNGKNGRLKNKHGHEDLEKLSFDFPSLVANIEEAEAIFLTPTARSKGEWAASSLKKFLELKAFVYEVEDRRSLVLDERIRIEALMSQERGIARVMSCHRQSEPDEQGNTHLIWSQNFRHNFNKVRKFLFSCRRNFRHNFTDLESKLDKNFSWIYEIHSPGNSPATENSKSPKLPPKVFGRNEDKISIVNLLESDDDQQCQQGLPVISIVGPGGIGKSTLAKLVISDDKVRELFHNIMWVVVSGHEDLGRIAKALLMSASLRGDDPLQLLQEVMGKNRSLLVLYDVRFLDVLKVKQLKDILLQTGHNGSRILITTRNEKVARELGTSLPYFLQPLNMDACWLLCQTVACPSSGGNQGFLEQIQNDEHLKSKIFKRSGGLPLFAEAWGEILRLKHTKGEHKSIMECEIRETDSSVWDKLCLTLESSYSSLPKQLKLCFKYFSLIPKGYWIEKEVLTQLWMAEVFTNPEEEETAEKCFDELLSETSFFKEIEKDEDGNIVRCKIHEPLHDIICHISEKEFSVITDGRFSEPCSLHSSLCCIDKMPADKEDFKYDAKKLRTLLCFRSPSNLKVSDLISHFKLLRVLDLSSSIIEELPHSVAKLEYLRYLNLSNTQIKKLPAFICKLYLLQTLKLSHSLLSELPRETWKLQKLRHLEIDGTPMNHLAPGIGKLINIRKLSEFIVGGDGGCSIGELMNLQHLQGKLIISHLDRVVNHDEAKRAKLDTKSCIEHLILDGKKHLNPQNLRHKRRFNSLLLEHMCSNKAEFKPDNDSKISEGVFEGINPHSGLKKLEIWNYFGSKLPRWLEDESLSGLVSLKVAKCLKMERMPHLGGLQSLKFLHICGMVEVKSIGICDLKGFPNLEQLTLEEMPKWEEWKLDLHEGALPCLLKLILSNCPRLKKLPAMPQTLRKLEIHDCKDIEWNDPLQTLECLVLKGKVGNLFSLPNAPNLLSLTIALSPEMTSFPNGFEKLESLSALTINFCPRLISLPNELKQLRNLHIAGCRLLMDWLKKNKKVWKNIPHVQVENKVLTLSNLRKKSLASPSYGGDDIHDGKEEDFDYGDSGYGKEDAYNDDNSD; encoded by the exons ATGACCATTGAAGGAGAGCGAGAGAAAATGGCGAAGGAGCTGTTGTCTGGTGCGAAGGAAAAGCTAGGGACCCTTTTGAATGGAAAGAATGGGCGTCTGAAGAACAAACATGGTCATGAAGATTTGGAGAAGCTTTCTTTCGATTTCCCAAGCTTGGTTGCAAATATTGAAGAAGCAGAGGCCATATTCCTCACGCCGACGGCGAGATCCAAAGGAGAGTGGGCTGCGTCGTCGCttaaaaaatttcttgaacTCAAAGCATTTGTCTATGAGGTGGAAGACCGAAGATCGCTCGTGTTAGACGAGCGGATCAGAATCGAAGCTCTCATGTCACAGGAGCGTGGTATTGCTCGTGTTATGAGTTGTCATCGTCAATCCGAACCTGATGAGCAAGGCAACACCCACTTGATCTGGAGTCAAAATTTTCGGCATAATTTTAACAAGGTGCGCAAGTTCTTATTCAGTTGCCGCAGAAATTTTCGGCATAATTTTACTGATCTGGAGTCAAAATTAGACAAAAACTTTTCCTGGATATATGAGATCCATTCCCCCGGGAATTCCCCTGCTACTGAAAATTCCAAGTCTCCTAAGCTCCCCCCAAAGGTTTTTGGCCGGAATGAAGACAAAATAAGTATTGTAAACTTACTTGAGTCAGATGATGATCAACAGTGCCAGCAGGGTCTACCAGTGATTTCAATTGTTGGTCCAGGGGGAATTGGGAAGTCCACCCTGGCTAAACTTGTCATCAGCGATGATAAGGTAAGGGAGCTTTTTCATAACATAATGTGGGTTGTAGTGTCTGGTCATGAAGATTTGGGTAGAATTGCAAAAGCTCTTTTAATGTCTGCCAGTCTAAGGGGAGATGATCCCTTACAACTTCTTCAAGAAGTTATGGGGAAAAACAGATCTCTACTTGTGTTATATGATGTGAGGTTTCTGGACGTTTTGAAGGTAAAGCAGTTGAAGGATATTCTCCTGCAAACTGGGCACAATGGAAGCCGAATTTTGATCACAACTCGAAATGAAAAGGTTGCGAGGGAATTGGGCACTTCATTACCCTATTTCTTGCAGCCTCTGAACATGGATGCTTGTTGGCTCTTATGCCAAACAGTAGCATGCCCGAGTAGTggtggaaatcaaggtttttTGGAACAAATCCAAAATGACGAACATTTGAAGAGCAAGATCTTCAAAAGAAGTGGAGGATTGCCTCTGTTTGCCGAGGCTTGGGGTGAAATTCTTCGTTTGAAGCATACGAAAGGAGAACATAAATCGATAATGGAATGTGAGATTAGGGAAACTGATAGCAGTGTTTGGGATAAACTCTGTCTGACACTCGAATCGAGTTATAGTTCCTTGCCCAAACAACTGAAACTATGTTTCAAGTATTTCTCACTGATACCAAAAGGGTACTGGATAGAAAAGGAAGTGTTAACCCAGTTATGGATGGCTGAGGTTTTCACTAATCCTGAAGAGGAGGAAACTGCTGAGAAATGCTTTGACGAATTGCTGTCTGAGACTTCTTTCTTTAAGGAAATAGAGAAAGacgaagatgggaacatagttaGATGCAAGATCCATGAACCATTGCATGATATCATTTGTCACATATCCGAGAAAGAGTTCTCTGTTATAACGGATGGAAGATTCAGTGAACCATGCTCCCTTCATTCTTCATTGTGTTGCATCGATAAAATGCCTGCTgataaagaagacttcaaatATGATGCCAAGAAATTACGCACCCTCTTATGTTTCAGGAGTCCAAGCAATCTCAAGGTGAGTGATTTGATCTCTCACTTTAAGCTGCTTAGGGTATTAGATTTGAGTTCGTCTATCATTGAAGAGTTGCCCCATTCTGTTGCCAAATTGGAATACTTGAGATACCTCAATTTATCTAATACCCAGATCAAGAAGCTCCCTGCATTTATTTGCAAACTCTATTTGCTTCAGACCTTGAAGCTTTCACATTCATTACTCAGTGAATTGCCTAGAGAAACATGGAAACTTCAAAAACTGAGGCATCTAGAAATCGATGGCACTCCCATGAATCATTTAGCACCTGGGATTGGTAAACTCATTAACATACGGAAGTTGAGTGAGTTCATTGTGGGGGGTGATGGTGGATGTAGCATTGGAGAGCTGATGAATCTTCAACACCTCCAAGGAAAGTTAATTATTAGTCACTTGGACAGGGTTGTTAACCACGACGAGGCCAAAAGAGCAAAGCTAGATACAAAATCCTGCATAGAGCATCTGATATTGGATGGTAAGAAACATTTGAACCCACAAAATTTGCGGCACAAGAGGCGTTTCAATTCGTTGTTGTTGGAGCACATGTGTAGTAACAAGGCTGAGTTCAAACCAGACAATGATAGCAAAATAAGTGAGGGAGTGTTTGAAGGCATCAATCCACATTCAGGCTTAAAAAAGTTAGAGATATGGAACTATTTTGGGTCCAAGCTTCCTAGATGGCTGGAAGATGAATCACTCAGTGGACTGGTCTCTTTAAAAGTTGCTAAATGCTTGAAGATGGAACGTATGCCCCACCTTGGTGGACTGCAATCTCTTAAATTTCTCCACATATGTGGAATGGTTGAAGTGAAAAGTATAGGAATCTGTGATCTAAAAGGCTTTCCCAATTTGGAGCAGCTCACTTTGGAGGAAATGCCTAAATGGGAGGAATGGAAGTTGGATTTGCACGAAGGAGCCTTGCCCTGTTTATTGAAACTGATACTCTCTAACTGTCCCAGATTGAAAAAACTTCCAGCCATGCCACAGACATTGAGGAAATTAGAAATTCATGATTGCAAAGATATTGAATGGAATGACCCACTCCAAACTTTGGAGTGCCTTGTGCTGAAAGGAAAGGTTGGGAATTTGTTTTCCTTACCAAATGCTCCCAACCTTTTGTCATTGACCATTGCCTTATCGCCGGAAATGACATCTTTTCCAAACGGATTTGAAAAACTCGAGTCACTTTCGGCACTTACCATCAACTTTTGTCCAAGGTTGATATCACTTCCGAATGAGCTGAAGCAGCTCAGAAATCTTCATATAGCTGGATGTCGACTTCTAATGGACTggttgaagaaaaataaaaaggtttgGAAGAATATACCACATGTACAAGTGGAGAACAAGGTGCTTACTCTATCCAACCTGCGTAAGAAATCTCTTGCCTCCCCCAG TTATGGTGGTGATGATATTCATGatggcaaagaagaagattttgatTATGGTGACAGCGGTTATGGCAAAGAAGATGCTTACAATGATGATAACAGTgactga
- the LOC122089409 gene encoding putative disease resistance protein RGA3 isoform X1, giving the protein MTIEGEREKMAKELLSGAKEKLGTLLNGKNGRLKNKHGHEDLEKLSFDFPSLVANIEEAEAIFLTPTARSKGEWAASSLKKFLELKAFVYEVEDRRSLVLDERIRIEALMSQERGIARVMSCHRQSEPDEQGNTHLIWSQNFRHNFNKVRKFLFSCRRNFRHNFTDLESKLDKNFSWIYEIHSPGNSPATENSKSPKLPPKVFGRNEDKISIVNLLESDDDQQCQQGLPVISIVGPGGIGKSTLAKLVISDDKVRELFHNIMWVVVSGHEDLGRIAKALLMSASLRGDDPLQLLQEVMGKNRSLLVLYDVRFLDVLKVKQLKDILLQTGHNGSRILITTRNEKVARELGTSLPYFLQPLNMDACWLLCQTVACPSSGGNQGFLEQIQNDEHLKSKIFKRSGGLPLFAEAWGEILRLKHTKGEHKSIMECEIRETDSSVWDKLCLTLESSYSSLPKQLKLCFKYFSLIPKGYWIEKEVLTQLWMAEVFTNPEEEETAEKCFDELLSETSFFKEIEKDEDGNIVRCKIHEPLHDIICHISEKEFSVITDGRFSEPCSLHSSLCCIDKMPADKEDFKYDAKKLRTLLCFRSPSNLKVSDLISHFKLLRVLDLSSSIIEELPHSVAKLEYLRYLNLSNTQIKKLPAFICKLYLLQTLKLSHSLLSELPRETWKLQKLRHLEIDGTPMNHLAPGIGKLINIRKLSEFIVGGDGGCSIGELMNLQHLQGKLIISHLDRVVNHDEAKRAKLDTKSCIEHLILDGKKHLNPQNLRHKRRFNSLLLEHMCSNKAEFKPDNDSKISEGVFEGINPHSGLKKLEIWNYFGSKLPRWLEDESLSGLVSLKVAKCLKMERMPHLGGLQSLKFLHICGMVEVKSIGICDLKGFPNLEQLTLEEMPKWEEWKLDLHEGALPCLLKLILSNCPRLKKLPAMPQTLRKLEIHDCKDIEWNDPLQTLECLVLKGKVGNLFSLPNAPNLLSLTIALSPEMTSFPNGFEKLESLSALTINFCPRLISLPNELKQLRNLHIAGCRLLMDWLKKNKKVWKNIPHVQVENKVLTLSNLRKKSLASPSNSKGWLCYTGCSYGGDDIHDGKEEDFDYGDSGYGKEDAYNDDNSD; this is encoded by the exons ATGACCATTGAAGGAGAGCGAGAGAAAATGGCGAAGGAGCTGTTGTCTGGTGCGAAGGAAAAGCTAGGGACCCTTTTGAATGGAAAGAATGGGCGTCTGAAGAACAAACATGGTCATGAAGATTTGGAGAAGCTTTCTTTCGATTTCCCAAGCTTGGTTGCAAATATTGAAGAAGCAGAGGCCATATTCCTCACGCCGACGGCGAGATCCAAAGGAGAGTGGGCTGCGTCGTCGCttaaaaaatttcttgaacTCAAAGCATTTGTCTATGAGGTGGAAGACCGAAGATCGCTCGTGTTAGACGAGCGGATCAGAATCGAAGCTCTCATGTCACAGGAGCGTGGTATTGCTCGTGTTATGAGTTGTCATCGTCAATCCGAACCTGATGAGCAAGGCAACACCCACTTGATCTGGAGTCAAAATTTTCGGCATAATTTTAACAAGGTGCGCAAGTTCTTATTCAGTTGCCGCAGAAATTTTCGGCATAATTTTACTGATCTGGAGTCAAAATTAGACAAAAACTTTTCCTGGATATATGAGATCCATTCCCCCGGGAATTCCCCTGCTACTGAAAATTCCAAGTCTCCTAAGCTCCCCCCAAAGGTTTTTGGCCGGAATGAAGACAAAATAAGTATTGTAAACTTACTTGAGTCAGATGATGATCAACAGTGCCAGCAGGGTCTACCAGTGATTTCAATTGTTGGTCCAGGGGGAATTGGGAAGTCCACCCTGGCTAAACTTGTCATCAGCGATGATAAGGTAAGGGAGCTTTTTCATAACATAATGTGGGTTGTAGTGTCTGGTCATGAAGATTTGGGTAGAATTGCAAAAGCTCTTTTAATGTCTGCCAGTCTAAGGGGAGATGATCCCTTACAACTTCTTCAAGAAGTTATGGGGAAAAACAGATCTCTACTTGTGTTATATGATGTGAGGTTTCTGGACGTTTTGAAGGTAAAGCAGTTGAAGGATATTCTCCTGCAAACTGGGCACAATGGAAGCCGAATTTTGATCACAACTCGAAATGAAAAGGTTGCGAGGGAATTGGGCACTTCATTACCCTATTTCTTGCAGCCTCTGAACATGGATGCTTGTTGGCTCTTATGCCAAACAGTAGCATGCCCGAGTAGTggtggaaatcaaggtttttTGGAACAAATCCAAAATGACGAACATTTGAAGAGCAAGATCTTCAAAAGAAGTGGAGGATTGCCTCTGTTTGCCGAGGCTTGGGGTGAAATTCTTCGTTTGAAGCATACGAAAGGAGAACATAAATCGATAATGGAATGTGAGATTAGGGAAACTGATAGCAGTGTTTGGGATAAACTCTGTCTGACACTCGAATCGAGTTATAGTTCCTTGCCCAAACAACTGAAACTATGTTTCAAGTATTTCTCACTGATACCAAAAGGGTACTGGATAGAAAAGGAAGTGTTAACCCAGTTATGGATGGCTGAGGTTTTCACTAATCCTGAAGAGGAGGAAACTGCTGAGAAATGCTTTGACGAATTGCTGTCTGAGACTTCTTTCTTTAAGGAAATAGAGAAAGacgaagatgggaacatagttaGATGCAAGATCCATGAACCATTGCATGATATCATTTGTCACATATCCGAGAAAGAGTTCTCTGTTATAACGGATGGAAGATTCAGTGAACCATGCTCCCTTCATTCTTCATTGTGTTGCATCGATAAAATGCCTGCTgataaagaagacttcaaatATGATGCCAAGAAATTACGCACCCTCTTATGTTTCAGGAGTCCAAGCAATCTCAAGGTGAGTGATTTGATCTCTCACTTTAAGCTGCTTAGGGTATTAGATTTGAGTTCGTCTATCATTGAAGAGTTGCCCCATTCTGTTGCCAAATTGGAATACTTGAGATACCTCAATTTATCTAATACCCAGATCAAGAAGCTCCCTGCATTTATTTGCAAACTCTATTTGCTTCAGACCTTGAAGCTTTCACATTCATTACTCAGTGAATTGCCTAGAGAAACATGGAAACTTCAAAAACTGAGGCATCTAGAAATCGATGGCACTCCCATGAATCATTTAGCACCTGGGATTGGTAAACTCATTAACATACGGAAGTTGAGTGAGTTCATTGTGGGGGGTGATGGTGGATGTAGCATTGGAGAGCTGATGAATCTTCAACACCTCCAAGGAAAGTTAATTATTAGTCACTTGGACAGGGTTGTTAACCACGACGAGGCCAAAAGAGCAAAGCTAGATACAAAATCCTGCATAGAGCATCTGATATTGGATGGTAAGAAACATTTGAACCCACAAAATTTGCGGCACAAGAGGCGTTTCAATTCGTTGTTGTTGGAGCACATGTGTAGTAACAAGGCTGAGTTCAAACCAGACAATGATAGCAAAATAAGTGAGGGAGTGTTTGAAGGCATCAATCCACATTCAGGCTTAAAAAAGTTAGAGATATGGAACTATTTTGGGTCCAAGCTTCCTAGATGGCTGGAAGATGAATCACTCAGTGGACTGGTCTCTTTAAAAGTTGCTAAATGCTTGAAGATGGAACGTATGCCCCACCTTGGTGGACTGCAATCTCTTAAATTTCTCCACATATGTGGAATGGTTGAAGTGAAAAGTATAGGAATCTGTGATCTAAAAGGCTTTCCCAATTTGGAGCAGCTCACTTTGGAGGAAATGCCTAAATGGGAGGAATGGAAGTTGGATTTGCACGAAGGAGCCTTGCCCTGTTTATTGAAACTGATACTCTCTAACTGTCCCAGATTGAAAAAACTTCCAGCCATGCCACAGACATTGAGGAAATTAGAAATTCATGATTGCAAAGATATTGAATGGAATGACCCACTCCAAACTTTGGAGTGCCTTGTGCTGAAAGGAAAGGTTGGGAATTTGTTTTCCTTACCAAATGCTCCCAACCTTTTGTCATTGACCATTGCCTTATCGCCGGAAATGACATCTTTTCCAAACGGATTTGAAAAACTCGAGTCACTTTCGGCACTTACCATCAACTTTTGTCCAAGGTTGATATCACTTCCGAATGAGCTGAAGCAGCTCAGAAATCTTCATATAGCTGGATGTCGACTTCTAATGGACTggttgaagaaaaataaaaaggtttgGAAGAATATACCACATGTACAAGTGGAGAACAAGGTGCTTACTCTATCCAACCTGCGTAAGAAATCTCTTGCCTCCCCCAG TAACTCAAAAGGTTGGTTATGCTACACTGGCTGCAGTTATGGTGGTGATGATATTCATGatggcaaagaagaagattttgatTATGGTGACAGCGGTTATGGCAAAGAAGATGCTTACAATGATGATAACAGTgactga
- the LOC122088761 gene encoding probable disease resistance protein At4g27220, producing the protein MPDSQCEEPITDFFNQWTDKFSRSTRPTNNDLVLDISGNLKEIEKSIASVTQWKKEVTEVFRKLSQDLEPKVPGNLRYIAKNVNKIKRGTTNTVKLPRVELIKSEPNNHRQLTTWKKLKSEETIMASPGMAMVKSTYDGLEPRVKLCFLCLSIFPENLAIRKRSLIYWWIGEGFVDGKNAEQEAEKCFKKLCDSGLVEGIYRQYSRSPHSCRLHPWIRWMAIEIAKETMFFDFDLNGKPIPYPSNCTRRACVATSRGEKEEEEEEEEDAELRAEKVNLEPNASKLRSLFNVDVNCIECDEDEFKKLKELVTLQLGRWSTAPEHHIELLNPTFLDHLKLLKKLRYLGLQGISRITELSGIQRLSELRVLDLRACHNLEKLPAEIASLKKLTHLDVSECYLLEYMPKGLGELPELQLLNGFVVNIWRKEACDLRELTNLNNLQKLSITVGKDAMQVLDPNEEVKDGVLEPIGDITGLQSLRITWGSTIENKKYRTRKMIARLSVVTKAVMRFKRVLSRVRQPVPVPAPDHDGDGAGAGAGAGAGARLSIITKALMKFRKVPRRLRLALRTPPEQPPLSKITLFLPPSLTKLDLQCYPEEEPPRFIRKEPHEKKKSLEKLYFRGGWLKSLRGIKNEEVSEVKFIRLGFLRKDFDMKKDDFKTKFPSLQNLQVVPRKDGAGTSSNCTF; encoded by the coding sequence ATGCCAGATTCCCAATGTGAAGAACCCATCACTGATTTCTTCAACCAGTGGACTGATAAGTTCTCCAGAAGCACCAGACCCACGAACAATGATCTGGTCCTAGATATCAGTGGCAATCTGAAAGAAATTGAGAAATCCATTGCTTCAGTCACCCAATGGAAGAAAGAAGTAACCGAAGTTTTCAGAAAACTGAGCCAAGACCTCGAACCAAAGGTCCCCGGAAACCTCAGATACATCGCTAAGAATGTCAATAAAATCAAGAGGGGAACTACAAATACTGTGAAGCTTCCCAGAGTAGAGCTCATTAAGTCAGAACCCAATAATCACAGACAATTAACAACCTGGAAGAAGCTCAAGTCGGAGGAGACGATAATGGCAAGCCCAGGTATGGCCATGGTGAAGTCTACCTACGATGGTTTAGAACCTCGGGTGAAGCTCTGCTTCCTCTGTCTTTCTATATTCCCGGAGAATTTAGCCATAAGGAAGAGATCTTTGATCTACTGGTGGATAGGGGAAGGGTTTGTCGATGGCAAGAACGCTGAGCAGGAAGCAGAGAAATGCTTCAAGAAACTATGTGACAGTGGCCTTGTAGAAGGCATCTATAGACAATACAGCAGATCACCTCATAGCTGCAGATTGCATCCATGGATTCGTTGGATGGCCATCGAAATTGCAAAAGAAACCATGTTCTTCGACTTCGATTTGAATGGAAAGCCAATCCCATATCCCTCCAATTGCACACGGCGTGCTTGTGTGGCGACGTctagaggagaaaaagaagaagaagaagaagaagaagaagacgcagAGCTACGAGCAGAGAAGGTTAATCTGGAGCCAAATGCGAGCAAATTGCGTTCTCTGTTCAATGTAGATGTAAACTGCATCGAATGTGATGAGGACGAATTCAAGAAGCTGAAGGAACTTGTGACTTTGCAGCTAGGACGATGGAGTACCGCACCTGAACATCACATTGAACTGCTAAACCCAACCTTCCTCGATCATTTGAAGCTATTGAAAAAGCTAAGGTATTTGGGTCTTCAGGGAATTTCAAGAATAACAGAGCTTTCAGGGATTCAACGGCTTAGTGAATTGAGGGTTTTGGATCTCAGAGCATGTCATAATTTGGAGAAATTGCCCGCAGAGATAGCTTCACTCAAGAAGCTAACGCACTTAGATGTTTCAGAATGCTACTTGCTTGAGTATATGCCAAAGGGTCTCGGAGAACTTCCAGAACTTCAATTGTTAAATGGGTTTGTAGTGAATATTTGGAGAAAGGAAGCCTGCGACCTCCGTGAATTAACCAATCTGAATAACCTTCAGAAACTCAGCATAACAGTAGGCAAGGATGCCATGCAGGTCTTGGATCCGAATGAAGAAGTTAAAGATGGGGTCTTGGAACCGATTGGAGACATTACAGGTCTGCAATCTCTTAGGATAACTTGGGGATCTAccatagaaaacaaaaaatacagAACACGAAAGATGATTGCCAGGTTGTCCGTAGTTACAAAAGCAGTCATGAGGTTTAAAAGAGTTCTAAGCAGGGTTAGGCAGCCTGTGCCTGTGCCTGCTCCTGACCACGACGGAGACGGAGCTGGAGCTGGAGCTGGAGCTGGAGCTGGAGCGAGGTTGTCTATAATTACGAAAGCACTCATGAAATTCAGAAAAGTTCCAAGAAGGCTTAGGCTGGCTTTAAGGACTCCCCCTGAGCAGCCACCATTGTCTAAGAtcaccctttttcttcctccttctctcACAAAATTAGATCTCCAGTGCTACCCTGAAGAGGAGCCACCGAGGTTTATAAGGAAAGAACCgcatgagaaaaagaagagcttggAAAAGCTTTATTTTAGGGGAGGTTGGTTGAAAAGCCTAAGAGGGATTAAAAATGAAGAGGTTTCAGAAGTGAAGTTTATCCGTCTAGGCTTCCTAAGAAAGGATTTCGATATGAAAAAGGATGATTTCAAGACAAAATTCCCAAGTCTACAAAACCTACAGGTGGTTCCCAGGAAAGATGGAGCCGGCACCAGCTCCAATTGTACGTTTTGA
- the LOC122089552 gene encoding uncharacterized protein LOC122089552, with translation MNIFPEKIRRLWNLWELRYLVLIILFIQTLLISFASVRKHTATSKINFLVWSCYLLAYWVAILVLGVLAESMNNKSNGGGKSGNEKYDLKSFWEPFLLLHLGGPDIHNITAFSLEDNELWLRHLLGFLFPVGTAFYIFIISLPEHGLWLITILMFMAGIIKYVERTLALMNASRDYFRNSMVTEPDPGPNYAKFMEEYSCKKNAGLEARIIFKRLIVDLILTFHDPDQSRNFFTNTSSNDAYEVIEIEIGFLYEGCVFTVLYTKAAVIHTLKGWIFCFTSVSSIIFFAFTEKQQYDKIDIKITYVLLNGAIALEVWSLTRLLFTDWTLVWMKKKFNPFITTFVFKVVYCRRLYLNRSKWSSSMAQYNLIEFCLEDQPFFWGKVMELIHVKDFFDNHRYTSTKTISDELKQFIFKDLKRKLPKTTDSACYQHFRTCRGQLALQMIKYDETMDDYNRIKEILDNSIKVGFDESILLRHIATDICYYLDGEECQPETVQINQRNSRDISNYMLYLLVSRPFMSTAGIRQIRFGDTCAEAKRFLHGRGTETDKKRACTRLHEVDTKIPLVQVKGDRSKSVIFEASRVAKLLLKQVPQVEKRLEIISLVWLEMLCYVASECKGYYHAQRLSAG, from the exons ATGAATATCTTTCCAGAAAAGATAAGAAGGCTATGGAATTTATGGGAACTCAGGTACTTGGTTCTCATTATTCTCTTCATTCAGACTCTACTCATTTCCTTCGCTAGTGTCCGAAAGCATACAGCAACCAGTAAGATCAACTTCCTCGTTTGGTCCTGCTACTTGTTAGCCTATTGGGTTGCAATTTTGGTTCTTGGTGTCCTTGCTGAGAGCATGAATAACAAGTCTAATGGTGGTGGTAAGTCTGGGAATGAAAAGTATGATCTTAAATCATTTTGGGAACCTTTTCTTCTACTACATCTAGGTGGCCCAGACATTCACAACATCACAGCTTTTTCATTAGAAGATAATGAGCTTTGGTTGAGGCATTTGCTTGGATTTCTATTCCCGGTTGGAACAGCATTTTatatcttcatcatctccttGCCTGAACATGGGCTTTGGCTGATTACCATTCTAATGTTCATGGCCGGAATCATTAAGTATGTAGAGAGGACATTGGCTCTCATGAATGCAAGCCGAGATTATTTTAGGAATTCCATGGTCACTGAACCTGACCCAGGACCTAACTATGCAAAATTCATGGAGGAATACTCTTGCAAAAAGAATGCCGGGCTCGAAGCAAGGATA ATATTCAAGCGTCTTATTGTTGATCTAATCCTAACTTTCCATGATCCAGATCAAAGTCGGAACTTCTTCACGAATACAAGTTCGAATGATGCATATGAAGTTATTGAGATTGAAATTGGGTTCTTGTATGAG ggttgcgtttttaCAGTTCTATACACCAAGGCAGCTGTGATTCATACTTTGAAAGGTTGGATTTTTTGCTTTACTAGTGTCTCATCCATTATCTTCTTTGCCTTCACTGAGAAGCAACAATATGACAAGATTGACATAAAAATTACTTATGTCTTACTAAATGGAGCTATAGCTCTAGAGGTCTGGTCACTGACTCGATTACTCTTCACAGACTGGACTCTTgtttggatgaagaagaagttCAATCCATTTATTACCACATTTGTATTTAAAGTTGTTTATTGTAGAAGACTATATTTGAACAGATCAAAGTGGTCTAGTTCCATGGCTCAGTACAACCTGATCGAGTTTTGCCTCGAAGATCAGCCATTCTTTTGGGGAAAAGTCATGGAGCTCATTCATGTTAAGGACTTTTTTGATAATCACAGGTACACAAGTACAAAAACCATTTCTGACGAGCTCAAACAATTCATCTTCAAGGATCTGAAACGCAAGTTGCCAAAAACAACAGATTCTGCTTGTTACCAACATTTCAGAACTTGTAGGGGTCAATTGGCACTTCAAATGATTAAATATGATGAGACAATGGATGATTATAATAGAATCAAGGAGATACTGGATAACAGCATCAAAGTTGGATTTGATGAAAGTATTTTGCTTCGGCACATAGCTACAGATATCTGCTATTATTTGGATGGAGAAGAGTGTCAACCTGAAACAGTGCAGATCAACCAGAGAAATAGTAGAGACATCTCCAATTACATGTTATATCTTCTTGTATCACGTCCATTTATGTCGACAGCAGGTATTAGACAAATCAGATTTGGGGACACTTGTGCTGAGGCCAAAAGATTTCTCCACGGAAGAGGGACAGAAACTGATAAGAAACGAGCTTGCACAAGGCTTCATGAGGTAGACACAAAAATTCCACTAGTACAAGTGAAAGGTGACAGAAGTAAATCTGTAATATTTGAGGCATCTAGGGTTGCAAAATTATTGTTGAAACAGGTACCTCAAGTTGAGAAGAGATTGGAGATCATAAGCCTAGTGTGGTTGGAGATGCTGTGCTATGTGGCAAGTGAATGCAAAGGATATTACCATGCTCAGAGACTTAGTGCTGGGTGA